The following is a genomic window from Desulforhopalus sp..
TGATCCGGCTATGGCTCCGGAGACTATGGGAATGGCCGCCTTGCCGCAGGCATCCTGCAGAACATAGCGGGCAGGGATGGTGTCGAGGCAGTCGACGGCCAGGTGGACATTGGTCAGGATCGCTTCGCTATTGGCGGCGGTGAAGAACTCAGCAATCGTCAACACCTCCACCGCCGGGTTGATCTCCTGGATTCGGGTGCAGGCAGCAGTTGCCTTTTTTTCGCCGATTCGAGCGGGTGAGCTGAGTAGTTGCCGGTTCAGATTGCTTTCATCAAAGACATCGCCATCGATCAGGGTCAATTGGCCGACACCAAGTCGGGCAAGAATCTCAGCGGTGATACCTCCCAGCCCCCCCAAACCGATTATCGCCACATGGCATTGCAGCAGACGGAGTTGGTCGGCACAGGACAGAGAACTTTGATTGCGGCTGTAACGCTCCGGGATAATTTCGCAGGCAAGGGCTGCGCTTTCCACATGGCGCAAGGAGATGCCGGTTGATTTTGCAATTTTTTGGGCATCAGCGAGGAGCAGACCGGTGTAGGGGGATCTGTCCGGCCGGTGTTTTGCGACAGCGCTGGCCCGCAGCAATTCGGTAAGCTTTTCCTGGTCCATATGGCCCTCTTTTTACCGACCCTTGGCTATTCCTTCATCATCTGGCGGAGCACATAGGGGAGAATACCCCCATGCTGGAAATAGAGGACATCGACCTCGGTGTCGAGGCGGGCGACGGCTGAAAAGGTGCTTGTCGTGCCGTCGGTTTTCTTTACCTCTACGACAAGTTCCTTGCGGGGACGTATGTCGGATAGGCCGATTATGGAATAGGTTTCCGTCCCGTCCAGGCCGAGCGTGGCAGCGTTCTGTCCCGTTTTAAAAACGAGGGGTAAGGCGCCCATACCAACCAGATTGTTGCGGTGAATCCGCTCAAAAGACTCGGCGATCACCGCCCGCACCCCGAGCAGGTTGGTCCCTTTGGCAGCCCAGTCACGGGAGGAGCCGGTGCCGTATTCCTTGCCGGCAAGTACGATCAGGGGTGTGCCTTCTGCAAGATAGGCCATGGCCGCGTCGTAATTATACATCTCCTTGCCTTCCGGGTACTTGATGGTGAAGGCCCCTTCCTTGGGCGCGACCATGCGATTTTTGATGCGGATGTTGCCGAAGGTGCCGCGCATCATGACCTCGTGGTTGCCACGGCGTGAACCATAGGAGTTGAAATGTTCGGGATTGACACCTTGGGCCATCAGGTATTGTCCGGCCGGATAGGACTTGGAAATGGCCCCGGCCGGCGAGATGTGGTCGGTGGTGACGCTGTCACCAAGAAGGAGAAAGGCCCTGGCGGCAACGATATCCTGCGGCGAGACCGGGGTGTCGGTGAAGCCGATGAAATACGGCGGGTTCTTGATATAG
Proteins encoded in this region:
- a CDS encoding HesA/MoeB/ThiF family protein, producing MDQEKLTELLRASAVAKHRPDRSPYTGLLLADAQKIAKSTGISLRHVESAALACEIIPERYSRNQSSLSCADQLRLLQCHVAIIGLGGLGGITAEILARLGVGQLTLIDGDVFDESNLNRQLLSSPARIGEKKATAACTRIQEINPAVEVLTIAEFFTAANSEAILTNVHLAVDCLDTIPARYVLQDACGKAAIPIVSGAIAGSSGQATTIFPGDPGFALIYGAPGKARQRGIEASQGTLPFAAVSMAAALCAEATSILLGRSPQLRHRLLMADTIDHTSEILEFPERP